The genomic DNA GATCGGTACATACAATTCAATACCTGGCAAATCAATGTGAGAAAAATATTACTCTATGCCCAAATCTTCAAGAACGTAAAGTTGGTAGTTGGGTAGAGGATTTTTTTACATACGCACAAAAACAATGGCATAACTTTGATTATAAGATTGAAAATGGTGAATCTTTAAATGAAGTTCAAAAACGCAATATCAATGAAATTAATGTGATACTGCAAAATCATCAAAATCAAAATGTTGTTATTGGCACTCATGGAACTTCACTTTGTACTATTTTAAATCACTTCGATGCTCAATTTGATTTTGAATATTTTCAATCTATTGCAAAAAAAATGCCATTGTTTATTGAATTGCAGTTTAATGATTTGTCTTATATAGCTATGAATGAACTGCATACGGATGCTTTGGCCAACGTCTT from Spirochaeta isovalerica includes the following:
- a CDS encoding histidine phosphatase family protein; its protein translation is MTRLFFIRHAESDYSIKDDFYRPLTSSGSFAAKKIPDLFENTHIDHFYSSPFVRSVHTIQYLANQCEKNITLCPNLQERKVGSWVEDFFTYAQKQWHNFDYKIENGESLNEVQKRNINEINVILQNHQNQNVVIGTHGTSLCTILNHFDAQFDFEYFQSIAKKMPLFIELQFNDLSYIAMNELHTDALANVL